GAGGACAAGGTCATCATAAACAAAGTCTACTAATCATATTTTATTTGCATAAGGGAAAGAAACACCCTAACTAGCTAATGTTGTTGGATGTGATAGAGTTCAATGTGATAATTGGCATGGATTGGTTGACCATGCATTATGCTATGGTTGACTATCACAATAGGGAAGTGAACTTAAATATACCAAGTGAAAGCAAGTTTAGTTTCAAATGTGATGAGAGGAAGGCCACTTATAGTATGATATCCACTTTCACGGTCAAAAGATTGATAAGGAAAGGGTATCTTACTATTATAAAGCATACCACCACTGAGGCATtaaagatagaaaatgtaccagtGACCCAAGAGTTCTATGATGTTTATCCTAAAGATCTATTAAAACTACCTCCCAAATGAGGGAAAAAGTTCTACAATGATCTTGTGCCTGGGACCAAATTGGTATCTATTCTTCCATATATATCAAATGGTCCCAACAAAGTTGAAAGACCTATTGAGCAAGGGTTTCATCAAACCTAGTACATCTTAATGGGAGCACAGGTAATGTTTTGTGAAAAGAATGATGGCTCCATGAGATTCTGCATTAAATATAAACAACTCAATAAGGTTACAATTCGGAACAACTTTCCTTTGCACTAGATTGATGATCTATTTAATCGATTGTAGGGAGCAAGGTACTTCTCTAAGATAGACTTAAGATTAAGATATCATtggttaaaaataaaataagcagATATTCCAAAGATGGCTTTTCAAACGAAGCATGGATATTATGAGTTTTTAGTATGTCTTTTGGCTTAATGAATGCACTTGTGACAATCATGGACTTAATGAACAGAGTATTTAAGCTATTTCTAAATGACTTTGTTGTAGTCTTCATAGATGATATCCTGGTATGCTCTAAGATAGAGGATGAGCATGTCAAACACTTGAGAATAGTGGTACAAACTCTAAGAAAAAGTCAGTTGTATGCCATATTCTCCAAATTTGAATTTTAGTAAATAGTGTCACATTCTCAGTCATGTGGTAACTTAAGATGGGATCAAAGTAGACCACAAAAATGTTGAAGCAGTTCTTAATTGGCCTGAACCTATTTATTAAGttctatttatttatataaatatgtttTCAAAAAATGGTATTTTGTATTAAAGCTTCATGCATAGAATCTCCATAAATATAGCTTAAATATTTTCTATCACATATGCATTTATGATATGGAAATAAATGACTTGTATTTTGCCATTATTGCTTGTGTGACTTTAAATTTTGTTGGCTATTATGTTAACTATTATTATGGGATTTGAGTTTTGTTGTTCTTAATATTGtttattgtttaaaaaaaaaaatactcccTTCATCTCACACCGATAAATTTACTTCTATTTTTATGTAGTTTAAGAAAATATAGTTAATATAGTTAaagtaaaaaaatttattgaGTTTTTTTCTAATATATTCTTCACTCATAttgtttcattaaaaattaaattaactcatATTACTAAACTATTCTTGAAATCAATGGATTTTTTTTAATGCATATTAAATAGGATTATATtagtaaacaaataaataaactaTTATTTCAAAATAGAAAGTATACTATAAATTGTAGCAAATAAAAAGGGGAAATAAGTCTATCTTTACTATATAGAAGAAGTATTTAGTTTATATTTTATacttttagtaaaattatatatCAACTAATTGGAAGTAAAACTTATTACAcgttttaatgaatttaaatgtatttaAATTGGCCCAATGACTCAAAAAATCCGAACATTTGCAGTCTTGACtctaatttttctaatttttcattaattattcAAAACTTCAAAATTGGTATAAATTTTGTCCAAATTTAAAGCTGAAATTGGGGGAGTGTGACCCTGCTAATGTATTAGCACATAAGATTTAAAAAAACCAATGATTGCAAACACAAATCCTCCAACGAATATCCAACCTCGAGCTTTCTTTCCTTCCTCAAGACAATCTTTCTGCTTCCACATTTATCTGCTCCGCCAATGAAAATTGTTGCCTGACAACCGCCGGTGACAAAACTGATGTTCACCTCTCCATAATTCTCCGATCCAATGACATTCATCACTCTATGTTAAAGATATATTTATAAGTCATTAAACCAATTTCCCAAATTTGGTATACCAAAACAAGCCTTGCATAAATGACTGCTCAATAACTCCAATAGGGATCTAAAATTCTTTGTACATGCGAACACCTTTCCTCCTTAAGCTTCCACTACTAAGCCTCAATGTTGCAATCTTAGTCCCATTCAAATCTAAGGGAGCATCGCCAGCATAAGGCAATCCAGTCTTGGGACAAACCAATGCCTTGTAAGCATAGTCTTGGAGGAAAGCAACGAGTTTATGCTCAGAATTAGGCAGTTGAGCCCTATGACCTAGCAACTAGAGGAACCACATGCAAAGAAGCATCATCATGATACTTTGAAGAAGCCTCATCATGATACTTTGAAGAAGCCCAATGTATGCTTTGAAAACAATTTCGTACAATGCCACCAGATCTGGCGTCTGCTTAATAAACTTGTTTGTTCGTCCATGTGTTGTTAGTTTTTTTTGGGTCCATGCTTCTTTGTTTGTTGTAATATCTCTTTGGTTAGTTTCGTTTTGTTATAGCTTAGTTCTTAGGTTACTATGTGTTCATTGTTTTGTCTATGTGGGGTTGGCCTGCTTTTGGATTTGCTTATGAGTTTGTTTCCCTCATCctcttattttctttcttttccttaacAAAATCTTTCTTTGcctaacaaaaaaataaaataaaaaaaaaaaaaaaaattctatttctCTATAAAGCTGCTTTGAAGGTTCGAAGGTTCCTGAACTCAAATGAGATTTTCAGTTGAAAACCAACCAAGAATACACGTCTAAGCTCCACGATACCACCAATGGCGGAAATTTCTACCGAAGAAAGGTTCTCAAAACCGTGCACAACTAGAGTAAACGCCGCAATGATTCACAACAATTAGCTAAATCGCCTAAGAGACTTGTTACTCCGCTGTTGTTTGATTATTCCTTTAAATTTGTAGTTAAATCATTAGTGTTTTCAGTTTATACTTACCATGAGGACTAatgaactaattttttttttttaatcttgtgTGTCTTGTGCAATTCGcccacataaaaaaaataaaaatgctaTATTTAATGACACATTAATCAGAGCACACTCTTTCTAATattattcaaatttaaataaaatttattctaattttaaaattttgaacaattgatgtagaattataagaattaaattaaaacgtAAAAACTTAGGATTGATTCAAATTTTAGTGTGGAACCGGCCAAAAAATAGACTGACAACTAACCAGACAGCCCAATGCATTAAATCTCCTGAAAAATTATTTCACATTAACAAACAAAAATTGCAATCAATGGAAGTAGTTGATAAGTCTTATCAATCTTATTCCATGTTTCTTTTATACATCTTCATAGGTTGCGATGACAAAGTAATTAATATATCTATCTAAGTGCACTTGTTCCCatataaaaataatgttatttagATTGCATAATGTTATGCTTATGAGTGTATGGACGTAACTGTAAAGTCCAGGAGGGTTGTAACACAAACAGATTGACATTGTGTATTGGGTTTCAATTTGATACACACCTTcatcaaaataattaaagttatttGGATTTTTCTGCTTCTCTTACCAATTTGGGATGACCACACTGCGAACGCTATTTCCTCACTTGCGTTTAAGCTGGATCTGATAACATTTAATTGGCGTTTTCTGACTCTGTCCTCATTGTCTAGTTCAATAGGCTAGTCCATGGATCTATCTTATAATTGAGGTTGCATAATTCATTCAGCCATAATGATTCATTGGAACAAAATATATGTGGGGTACCCGGGTGATAATAAAAAATAGgcctaatattttaaaaaattttctaaaattttattcGTTTTTGTAattacagtttttttttttaattttggcgtaatttgaaaatttaatatttattatgatTCGGTCAAAATTGAGGATTTGCGGGCACTGACGTTGTGCTTAACgtatcaaaaatattatttttttaatatgttgttactAACGTggcataattttaataattaaaaaaatctaaaacTTTTTGACTTTTACTAATGATAGCCAAATTTATAAGTTTGTTTCATTTATAGTTAATTAACTAATTTTGATCTAATTTGgtcaaaaaattaatattttattgcctaatataattgaaaaaataaatatttatgttactgagtataataaaaaaaatattttttaataacagtaggtgggaggagagagagagagagagagagagagagagagagagagagagagatgtagGTGTAAGGATATTTTTTAGTGAGAGAGGGAAAGAGATAGGGATAGAGATAGAAAGGTAAATATAGGGATATTATTTAGAAAGAGAAAGCTGGGTGAAGGGATATAAGTAATAaatgttaattttttattaaattagattaaaattaATCGACTAACTATAAATAAGATAAACTTATAAAATTAGCTATAATTGACAAAGTCAAAATGTtttacattttttatttattaaagttATGTTATGTCagcaataatataaaaaataataataattttactacGTCGGTAGAAACATAAAAATTCATATCACATCACTTgttacatcaatcataatatattaaaaaaataatatttttactatGTCAGCGCcctcaaatttctaattttaatcaaaccATAATAAACAATGAACTTTTAAATCAgacaaaaattgataaaaaaaaattatacaattacataaaaaaaaggcgtaaagttttagattttttttataacATTTCACCAAAAAAATATTCATTAGTTATTTTGGTGGTATAATGAAATTGGCTTATAAATAGTAAGGGGGTGTTTAACATTCAGTGCAATAGTTTCTTGATTTTGTGATAGAAAACATGAAATCCTTCTTTGCTTTTCTCCCTCTTTTCATACCTCTCTTGGTAAGAGTTTCTATTAGTGGCAAGAAAATCTAATCTACATTCAAtattttaagatttatttattttcacTTTCCAATTCTTTTTCAATgttttaagatttatttattGATTCTTTTAGCAGATTTTGAGCACCACCGATGCAAGAAAAGATGTGGACGAGTATTGGAGAGGAGTGACGAAAGATCAACCTCTGCCAGAAGCAATACAAAAGCTTCTTCAAGCTTCTCCAGCCTCATCTGCCTCTAATAAGAAAACCGATTGTCACATGAGCAAGAATGTGGAGCCGAGACCTGATATTGGTCTTCAAACAAAGAAAACATTGCATGAGACGTACTCTCTTCAAAAGTTTGAGCCAGTACCTGATGTCTCAATCCACCATAACGATATTGTTCTTGAAGCCGAGAAACCATCGAAATCATTTTTCAAGGAAGAACATGAGCCGAGACCTGACGCGACAATTTACCACAATGATGTTGGTTTCAAAGCCAAAAAGCCATTAGATGAGAAATCATTTGTTAACAATTTTGAACCAAGGCCTGATTTATCCATATACCATAATGATGCAGGTTTTGAAGTAGAGAAGCCACCAAAAAAGAAATCCTTTCTCAGTAACTTTGAAGGGATAGATGACGTTACAatttatcaagaataattaagaGAAGGAAATTATTACTCTGCAGTCATGCAGTGTGGAATTAATCTTGCATTTCATGCATTGAAAATTAGGATAATTACTGAAGTTATATGGTTTAAAGTAGTTGGTGTGTGATTTGTAACATATTTGAATAAGCTGTCCTATAAGCTCCTGTTGTGTTCAAGCTATGTAAGAAATTAGGGGTGAGTACTATTTGGTTTGAACCAAATAAATCAAACTAAAGTATCTTAATTCgataatttagtttgatttttaaaataattcggTTCAGTTTAGTTTTAcattctaaaaatttcaattatttcggttcagttcagttcggttttggagagaaaaaaaattgattgaactgaaccaaaccaaattactttattaatttttaaattgatttatttttatcaaaaatttatgaattatatataattatatatatatatatataaattatttaatttcattgattaatggttattaggttaaaATCATacaaaataacttgaaaattaagtctaaaaTGAAAATTCCATCAAAACTCAAAACCGATCAATTCGAACCGAACTGAATAGAAATAGAGCGATTCAGTTcgattcacttttccattcatttcgattcgatttttaaaataggTAATTCAGTTAATTCGATTTTGATAGTTCGATTTGATACGATtcaatttgaaccgaatgctcaagCCTATAAGAAATTTCTCATGATGCAATGGAAGGAAAGTGTGGCTATGTCTTAGAtgatctaatatatatatatatgcacagtGTCTTTTGATAAAATCTTACTATTCTCTGTCCTGATGTAATAATATCAGTTTTGTACTTCCTGCTCTCATTCTTTATGAACAGAGTTGTAATATGATTTAAGAATGTGAGATTTCGATTTgaagtctatatatatatatatataaataaataaataaataaataaatatatatatatatatatatatatatatatatatatatatatatatatatatatagtctatcataatatatatatatagtctatCATAAGTGTCTTTTGATAAAATCTTACTATTCTCTGTCCTGATGCATAATATCAGTTTTGTACTTCCTGCTCTCATTCTTTATGAATAGAGTTGTAATATGAATTAAGAATGTGAGATTTCGATTTgaagtctatatatatatataaatgcacAGTCTATTATAAGTGTCTTTTGATAAAATCTTACTATTCTCTGTCCTGACGTAATAATATCAATTTTGTACTTCCTGCTCTCATTCTTTTATGAATAGAGTTGTAATATGAATTAAGAATGTGAGATTTCGATTTGAAATCTATCTAAGAATTAAAACTGAACTAAAATTTCAATAtagttttaattcaattttttgatatttcaatttcaatttagttTGATATAATTTCGATTCGAGTTTCAATTTGGtttgatataatatattatataatatattttttaattatttttaaattatataatttttaactaaaaggtgtatatataatttaaggttaaatatattatataatataatgatacaagtatattatatgatatattttttagttatttattatgtaatttttaaataaataaatatattgattGCGTACTCCGCAAGTATACAGGTCGTTCAAGTAATAAAGAAAAGATATCATCCCACagagatttgttgtttgagtaccaaactataaaagtcacgatTATTTGGACTATCGATAATATGTTCCAAAAGTAAAGTAAGAGATGCAGCAAAATAAATTGGGAAAGtaaggaaattataatgaattaagcaattaaaattctaagcactatactaatttactaaaatttcagtaagtgacaaaagatttaattacttaatggtaaaaattgattccaaagttgaggttcatgaagtaaatttcattgggatttggataggTAAAGCCAAAATTAAGGGAAATacaattttgaaggaagttgattctgatttcctttaatttctctttcaagcaaactaaagagtgttttaaacccattctcatgcgatgtttaattatCCAAAACCCTTTAAGTactttaatcaacttgaaattcctcttaacccactagtttatttctaacactaggtgattaagttcattatcttgattatctatcatagattttcacctctcggtccttcaatctaagattaagaacaaaacccaaagggtaccaacaatgggtatgtaaataagcacacaagataagaatcaaaacttCTATATATTAAAGTCTGGCtaaaaccagtccaaatccatagataaaacttaaatcattacatccaactctgaaatcttaagtatctactcactcatgcttgtatttacaagtagaaaatatgaaatagagcaagaaaacatgaaaataatactaaaataaaagaacccaaaagaagagaatctaaatttttgaaaatgGAAGCTGGAAAATGTCACTCTACAGGTGTTCTTCCTCCAAAAATAGTGTgattctctctttccttcttcttttgaTTTTTTACTCTCTTTCTCCTTATAGTAAAAAGGAGAATATGATACTTATATATCCTCTCAAGGTTTGCCCTAAAAGTggtctctaaagggataaagacaaaaggtgtaaaaggtGTTAAAAGATAAAATTTTTCCATGTCAGCAAATCTGTCAACGCCATcacacatgcctcatgttgatttaagttgtttttcacatgcctcatgttgattcggaGGAGAAGCCTTTAGATTCTACATGACCAgctacacggggcatgttgaAGTTCTTGAAACTTTTAGCATGTTTtgttccaaaatctctgtttacatgacccagtgtgaatttacatgcctcatgtggattcctGCTGGCTAACTTTTATCTTCACACGACCCTCAACACGAGGCATGTTGAGGCCCTTGAAAGTCTCGGCTGGTCTTCTTCTTTAAGCGAATTTTTTtcattaagcttccaaatcactttaAATTTCTTCTATATGGAACTTTTTGCCTTTAAATCTTAttaaaacctatgaaaaacattaaaatcccaaaaatcaaatataatgaaactaaaattaacaaattagctaaaataagcattaaaagcataaaattactaaactaaaaagggcaaaatggatgcaaaattatcttaaaatatctatataaaatgAGTTTATCAAATTCCCCTgaactcaaatctttgcttgtcctcaagcaaattaaaaacaattatatgCAGTTGGGGTCCCTTGTTCTTAGATCCATGAAAATCACTCATT
This is a stretch of genomic DNA from Hevea brasiliensis isolate MT/VB/25A 57/8 unplaced genomic scaffold, ASM3005281v1 Scaf354, whole genome shotgun sequence. It encodes these proteins:
- the LOC110653760 gene encoding organ-specific protein P4 isoform X2, giving the protein MKSFFAFLPLFIPLLILSTTDARKDVDEYWRGVTKDQPLPEAIQKLLQASPASSASNKKTDCHMSKNVEPRPDIGLQTKKTLHETYSLQKFEPVPDVSIHHNDIVLEAEKPSKSFFKEEHEPRPDATIYHNDVGFKAKKPLDEKSFVNNFEPRPDLSIYHNDAGFEVEKPPKKKSFLSNFEGIDDVTIYQE
- the LOC110653760 gene encoding organ-specific protein P4 isoform X1 encodes the protein MKSFFAFLPLFIPLLQILSTTDARKDVDEYWRGVTKDQPLPEAIQKLLQASPASSASNKKTDCHMSKNVEPRPDIGLQTKKTLHETYSLQKFEPVPDVSIHHNDIVLEAEKPSKSFFKEEHEPRPDATIYHNDVGFKAKKPLDEKSFVNNFEPRPDLSIYHNDAGFEVEKPPKKKSFLSNFEGIDDVTIYQE